The window GCGGTGTCGCGATGCCTGCCTGCTTGGCGGCTTTGCGACGCTTGTACCACTCGATCGCGATGGGCAGCACCGACAGGATGACGATGCCGATCACGATCGGCTCGAGGAGCTTCTGGATGATCTCGATGCGACCCAGGAAGAAGCCGAGCAGCGTCAGACCCACACCCCAGACGATGGCGCCGACGGCGTTGTAGAGGGTGAACACCGCGTAGTTCATCTTGGCTGCGCCCGCGGTGATCGGCGCCAGGGTGCGCACGATCGGAACGAAGCGCGCGATGACGATCGCGAACGGACCGCGCTGCTCGAAGAACAGGTGGGCCTCGTCGAGGTACTTCTGCTTCAGGAACCGCGCGTTCGGCGTGAACATCGCGGTGCCGACGTTGCGGCCGATCCAATACCCCACCTGGGCGCCGAGGACCGCCGCGATCGGGATGAACACCAGCAGCTGCCACAGCTGGAAGTTCACGACGGCGACGTTGCCCTCCGCCGACTGCGCCGAGATACCGGCCGCCAGCATGCCGGCGACGAACAGCAACGAGTCACCCGGAAGGATCGGGAACAGCACCCCGGACTCGACGAAGACGACCACGAGCAGACCGATCAGAGCCCACGTACCGAAGTAGCTCAGAAGGTTGATCGGGTCCAGGAAATCGGGCATCAGCGCGAGATTGTCGACGACCACGGATACCAAGGGTACCGGCGCTAGTCTTCGACCATGCCCACCCACAAGGCCGTGCATGTCGCCGGTGCCAACGAAGATCTGACTCTCGTCGAGGTGGAGACCGCGCCACCACCGCCCGGCCACGTCCGCCTCGCCGTGAAGGCCTGCGGCGTCTGTGGCACCGACCGGGAGTTCCGCGCCGGCCATTTCCCCGGTCTGCAGTGGCCGTTGACGCTGGGCCACGAGATCGCCGGGGCCGTCGCCGAGGTCGGTGACGGCGTCGAGGATTTCTCGGTCGGCGACCGGGTCGCCGTCGGCTGGTTCGGCGGCAACTGCAACCGCTGCATCCCGTGCCGGCGCGGATCGTTCATGCAGTGCGAGCGCATGCAGGTGCCCAGCTGGCACTACCCCGGCGGGTACGCCGAGTCGGTGACGGTGCCGTGGACGGCCCTGGCGCGCATCCCGGACGGACTGTCATTCGTCGAGGCCGCACCGATGGGGTGCGCCGGGGTCACCACGTTCAACGGTCTGCGGCAGACGCGCGCCAAAGCGGGTGACGTCGTCGCGGTGCTCGGGGTCGGTGGGCTCGGCCACCTCGGTGTGCAGTGGTCGCGGGCGATGGGCTTCGAGACGGTCGCGATCGCGCGGGGGACGGGTAAGGCCGAGGAAGCCCGCGAGCTGGGAGCCCACCACTACATCGACTCGACGGGGCAGGATGTCGCCGCGGAACTGAAGAAGCTCGGCGGCGCGGCGGTCGTGCTGGCCACGGCCAACAACGCCGAGGCGATGGCCGCCACCGTCGGGGGGCTGGGTCCGGCCGGCGAGCTGGTGGTCGTCGGCGTCTCCGCGGACAATCTCCCGATCAGCCCGCTGCACCTGATCAACGACGGGCTGTCGGTGACCGGCCACCCGTCGGGCACCTCGCGCGATGTCGAGGAGACCCTGCACTTCGCGATGCTGTCCGGGGTACGGGCCAGGGTGGAGGAAGTGCCGTTGGCTCAGGCCGCGGAGGCCTACGAGGCGATGGACTCCAGCCGGGCCCGCTACCGGATGGTGCTGACCGTCTGAGGCCGGCGGCGTTCTAGAAGCTCGAAAAGTCCTGCTGCACGCGACCTATTTCAACGTTCTGGCCGTTGAAGTCGGCGCGGCACGCCACCACGACGGTGTAGGTCTGCCCGGGAAGCGGAGCCGCGAACTCCAGCGGCGTGGTGCCCTTCGGGTTGACCTCGAACTCGCGGCTGACCGGAATGCCCAGACCGTTGACCTCCGTGGCGTTGTAGGTGCACTGCGCCCGCAGATTCGACGTGTTTCCCACAGTCACCTTGGCACGCAACCCTTCCCGCACGATGTCCAGCGTGACGGCGTTCGTCGGTGCCTGTTCGACGGCCGCGGGAGGCGGTTTGGGCGGGCACGTCTGCCCGGCAGGCACGGTTCCACCTCCGGTGCACCGGATGGGCTTCTGCGCCGCGGGTGGGGGTGGCGGCGCGGCGGGCGGTTCGCCGAGCGCGAGACTCACGACACTGAATTCCCGGTCGTCGTTGCGGACCATGCCCACGCCGAAGTCCTTGTACGCGCAGTTGGTGATCAAGGGACGCATCTTGTCGACCAGAACCCGGATCGCCTCCGAGGTCGGATCCTCCTGCGAGTCGCCCTCGGCGGTCTTGCCGTTGTAGCGGCCGGCCGGGGGTACACCCGGTGATCTGTTGCCCACCATCGCCTGCGCATTGCCCTCGAGGTCGATGTTGTAGTTCAGCGGCCCGCACGGCGACCCACTGCGCGCCGCGTTGACGGCCGCACGGATACCGTCGAGCGGACTGGCCTGCGCCGTCGGCGCCGCCACCCCGGACAGCGCGACAGCGGCCACGAAAAGTGTTGCAGAAGAAGCAGATAAAGTTGATCGAGTCTTGGTCACGGCCGTCTCCTTGGATGCGTTCGGTGGGTCGACCGTAAGCCGCGACAGGCCGAGGACTGTAGAGGGTGTCTCCCTGTTTCCGGGCGGCGCCATCGGGACGGGAATAGGGGAAAACACCCTGTCCGGCCGCGCTCCGGACTCCGCATCCGGCTGCAGCGCTGTGCGGCGGGGTCGTTCTTGACATACTCGACACACGCACGCCGGCCCAATCGCCGGCTCAGCCGGCCCGAGAGGAACCGCCATGCCGATCGCCACGCCCGAGGTCTACGCCGAGATGCTGGCCCGGGCCAAGGAACACTCGTTCGCGTTCCCGGCCATCAACTGTGTGGGTTCGGAGAGCGTCAACGCCGCCATCAAGGGGTTCGCCGATGCCGGTTCCGACGGAATCATCCAATTCTCTACCGGCGGTGCGGAATTCGCGTCCGGTCTGGGTGTCAAGGACATGGTCACCGGCGCGGTGGCGCTCGCGGAGTTCGCGCACGTGATCGCCGAGAAGTATCCGATCACCGTCGCGCTGCACACCGATCACTGTCCGAAGGACAAGCTCGACACCTACGTGCGCCCGCTGCTGGCGATCTCCTCGGAGAGAGTGCAGGCCGGCCGCAACCCGCTGTTCCAGTCGCACATGTGGGACGGCTCGGCGGTGCCGATCGACGAGAACCTGTCGATCGCCCAGGAACTGCTCAAGCAGGCCGCGGCGGCAAAGATCATCCTCGAGATCGAGATCGGCGTCGTCGGCGGTGAAGAGGACGGCGTCGAAGCCGAGATCAACGACAAGCTCTACACCACGCCCGAGGACTTCGAGAAGACCATCGAGGCGCTCGGGGTCGGCGAGCACGGCAAGTACCTGCTCGCCGCCACGTTCGGCAACGTGCACGGCGTCTACAAGCCGGGCAACGTCAAGCTCAAGCCCGAGGTGCTCGCCGAGGGGCAGAAGGTGGCGTCGGCCAAGCTCGGCCTCGAGGACGGGTCCAAGCCGTTCGACTTCGTCTTCCACGGTGGTTCGGGTTCGCTGAAGTCCGAGATCGAGGATTCGCTGCGCTACGGCGTGGTCAAGATGAACGTCGACACCGATACCCAGTACGCGTTCACGCGGCCCGTCGCGGCGCACATGTTCTCGAACTACGACGGTGTGCTCAAGGTCGACGGCGAGGTCGGCAACAAGAAGGTCTACGACCCGCGCAGCTATTTCAAGAAGGCCGAGGCGTCGATGGCCGAACGCGTCGTCGAGGCGTGCAACGACCTGCACAGCGCGGGCCGGAGCGTGTCAGCGGGCTGACCCTGCCGCAGGCGCCGTCGAGATCCACCTTTTGCGACGGAAGTGCGAGTGAACCCCTGCAAAAAGCGGATCTCGACGCAGTCGCCGGGCCGCGGGGGCTGAGCCTGAGGCGGGGTGCCTGAGTCCCTACTGCGGCGCCTGGCAGATCTTCCACTGGTCGTCGCGGAACTGCAGGTCGAAGCTGCGGGTCGAACGGGTCTGGGGTGCGAACGCCATGAACGTCGTGACGTTGGCCTCGGCGTGGTCGCCGTTGATGACGATCTCGTCGATGCTCGCGACGACCGGGTACCGGCCGGCCTCGGCGACGCGGCTGTGGGTGTCCTTCCACTGACGTTCGTCGAATTTGTTGTAGCTCTCGGCGGTCGCGCCGCAGGTGATGCTGCGCAGCGTCGCCAGGTCACCCTTCTCGATCGCCGCGTCGTAGTTCTGGATGGCGGTGCGGACACTGTCCTCCTGCGACACCGAGGTCGCCGATCCGCGGGTGAGCAGCAGCGTGCCGACCACCGCGGCGGCCGCGAGCGCGGCGATCACCAGGATGATCGCGATCACCCAGCCCCAGTTCCTGCGTCCCGTCTTCGGCGGTTTGGGAGTCTCGCCCCGCGGCGGGATCATCTGCGGCGCCGCGGGTTTGTGCGCGGCGAAGGCCTCGGTGGGCAGTTCGTGCGGGCGGTTGATGACCTGGGTCGAACCGGCGTCGAACCCCGACGGGGCCGTGAAGCGCCGCTCGCCGGCATCGTCCGACGGGTCGCCGTCCTGCGGCTCGGCGGGGGCGAACACCTCGGTGGCCGGCTCGTGCTCGGCATCGGTGCCGGGCAGCACCTCGGTCTCGGCTTCCGATGACTCGGCGGGCGCGTCGTCCTCGCCGTCTGGCCCTGGTGCGTTCGACATACCGCGGAGCTTATCCATGCGCGGTGACGGCTGCGGGGAGCCGCACGGCACAATGGGCCACATGACAAGGATGGGCGATCTCCTCGGACCGGAACCTGTGCTGCTGCCGGGCGATCCCGCGGCGGAGGCCGAGCTGGACGCGGCCGAGAACCCGTCCATCGTGGCGGCGGCGCACCCGGCGGCGTCGATCGCGTGGGCGGTGCTCGCCGAGCAGGCACTCGAGGCCGATCAGGCCGTCGCCGCGTACGCCTACGCCCGCACCGGCTACCACCGGGGGCTGGACTCGCTGCGGCGCAACGGCTGGAAGGGCTTCGGTCCGGTGCCGTTCGCGCACGAACCCAACCAGGGTTTCCTGCGGTGCGTCGCCGCGCTGGCCCGTGCCGCCGATGCCATCGGCGAGACGCCGGAGTATCAGCGCTGCCTCGACCTGCTCGACGACTGCGACCCGGCCGCTCGCGGCCGGCTCGGGCTGGGCTAACGCTTCTCGGTTTCGCACTCGCAGTCGGCGGCGCTGTCGGGCGGTTCGACCTGAACGGTCGCGTGTCCCAGGCCCCGGGCGGTCAGCACCGCGCGTGCGTCGTCGAGCACCGCGGCCGACTCCCGCACGCTGGTCAGGTGCGCGGTGACCATGTCCTTGCCGGGCACCAGCGTCCACACGTGCAGGTCGTGGACCTCGGTCACCCCGTCGACCGCGCACAGCGCGTCGCGCAGCTCGTCGACGTCGATGTGCGCCGGTGAGGACTCCGACAGGATCCGCAGCGCGGCCCGGGCCAGTGCGATGGCGCGGGGGAGCACCCACAGCGCGACCAGGACCGCGACGACGACGTCGGCGTAGGGCCAGGCGGTGGTCACCGTGACGATGCCCGCGATCAGCACCCCGATGCTGCCGACGGTGTCGGCGACGACCTCCATGTAGGCGCCCTTGACCGCGAGGCTCTCCTTGGAGTGCGACCGCAGCAGCAGCACGACGATGAGGTTGGCCAGCAGGCCCGCCAGCGCGACGACGATCATCGGCACGCCGGGCACGTCCGGTGCGTCGCCGAGACGCTCGACCGCCTCGTAGAGGATGAAGCCGGCGACGCCGAGCAGGAGTGCGGCATTGGCGACCGCGGTGAACACCTCGGCGCGGTGCCAGCCGTAGGTCCGCGACGGGGAGGCGCTGCCACGCTTGGCGAGCAGGACCGCGGTCAGGCCCATGAACATCGCGACGAGGTCGGTGAGCATGTGCCCGGCGTCGGCCAGCAGCGCGATCGAGTTGATCGCCAGCGCGGTGGTGAGCTCGACGACGAAGAAGATCGTCAGGATGCCCGCGGCGATCACCATCCGGGAGACTTTGGTGTCACCGCCGCCGTGGCTGTGATCGTGTCCGGCACCCATAGGCCAGAAATATATGCGCATTACTGCATACGTTGCAAGCGTCTACAGCCAGGGCGACCAGAACCGGGTGAGACCGCCGCCCAGCTGCGAGAGGTACACGTCCACCCCGGACAGTTCGAAGAGCCAGTACACCGCCGTGAAGAACCACTGGTTCAGCG is drawn from Mycolicibacterium gilvum and contains these coding sequences:
- a CDS encoding alcohol dehydrogenase catalytic domain-containing protein → MPTHKAVHVAGANEDLTLVEVETAPPPPGHVRLAVKACGVCGTDREFRAGHFPGLQWPLTLGHEIAGAVAEVGDGVEDFSVGDRVAVGWFGGNCNRCIPCRRGSFMQCERMQVPSWHYPGGYAESVTVPWTALARIPDGLSFVEAAPMGCAGVTTFNGLRQTRAKAGDVVAVLGVGGLGHLGVQWSRAMGFETVAIARGTGKAEEARELGAHHYIDSTGQDVAAELKKLGGAAVVLATANNAEAMAATVGGLGPAGELVVVGVSADNLPISPLHLINDGLSVTGHPSGTSRDVEETLHFAMLSGVRARVEEVPLAQAAEAYEAMDSSRARYRMVLTV
- the fbaA gene encoding class II fructose-bisphosphate aldolase, encoding MPIATPEVYAEMLARAKEHSFAFPAINCVGSESVNAAIKGFADAGSDGIIQFSTGGAEFASGLGVKDMVTGAVALAEFAHVIAEKYPITVALHTDHCPKDKLDTYVRPLLAISSERVQAGRNPLFQSHMWDGSAVPIDENLSIAQELLKQAAAAKIILEIEIGVVGGEEDGVEAEINDKLYTTPEDFEKTIEALGVGEHGKYLLAATFGNVHGVYKPGNVKLKPEVLAEGQKVASAKLGLEDGSKPFDFVFHGGSGSLKSEIEDSLRYGVVKMNVDTDTQYAFTRPVAAHMFSNYDGVLKVDGEVGNKKVYDPRSYFKKAEASMAERVVEACNDLHSAGRSVSAG
- a CDS encoding VTT domain-containing protein, with the translated sequence MPDFLDPINLLSYFGTWALIGLLVVVFVESGVLFPILPGDSLLFVAGMLAAGISAQSAEGNVAVVNFQLWQLLVFIPIAAVLGAQVGYWIGRNVGTAMFTPNARFLKQKYLDEAHLFFEQRGPFAIVIARFVPIVRTLAPITAGAAKMNYAVFTLYNAVGAIVWGVGLTLLGFFLGRIEIIQKLLEPIVIGIVILSVLPIAIEWYKRRKAAKQAGIATPPMEAGEQAG
- a CDS encoding cation diffusion facilitator family transporter, which codes for MGAGHDHSHGGGDTKVSRMVIAAGILTIFFVVELTTALAINSIALLADAGHMLTDLVAMFMGLTAVLLAKRGSASPSRTYGWHRAEVFTAVANAALLLGVAGFILYEAVERLGDAPDVPGVPMIVVALAGLLANLIVVLLLRSHSKESLAVKGAYMEVVADTVGSIGVLIAGIVTVTTAWPYADVVVAVLVALWVLPRAIALARAALRILSESSPAHIDVDELRDALCAVDGVTEVHDLHVWTLVPGKDMVTAHLTSVRESAAVLDDARAVLTARGLGHATVQVEPPDSAADCECETEKR
- a CDS encoding DUF3151 domain-containing protein, whose amino-acid sequence is MTRMGDLLGPEPVLLPGDPAAEAELDAAENPSIVAAAHPAASIAWAVLAEQALEADQAVAAYAYARTGYHRGLDSLRRNGWKGFGPVPFAHEPNQGFLRCVAALARAADAIGETPEYQRCLDLLDDCDPAARGRLGLG
- a CDS encoding Rv0361 family membrane protein, with translation MSNAPGPDGEDDAPAESSEAETEVLPGTDAEHEPATEVFAPAEPQDGDPSDDAGERRFTAPSGFDAGSTQVINRPHELPTEAFAAHKPAAPQMIPPRGETPKPPKTGRRNWGWVIAIILVIAALAAAAVVGTLLLTRGSATSVSQEDSVRTAIQNYDAAIEKGDLATLRSITCGATAESYNKFDERQWKDTHSRVAEAGRYPVVASIDEIVINGDHAEANVTTFMAFAPQTRSTRSFDLQFRDDQWKICQAPQ